The proteins below are encoded in one region of Plutella xylostella chromosome 13, ilPluXylo3.1, whole genome shotgun sequence:
- the LOC105391056 gene encoding potassium channel subfamily K member 15 isoform X1 — protein MCQGMKVQWEAEALMGSPPPEPGWRRFCPRAALSHVGLLVALMLYTAGGGLVFRALEYPAEVAKQEYYRQRLMEERESLLAFVAQSGAGNASDSYSVKDVLSDHLAAYERVLEEASSSGLALEVGRDFPPVEEKWSTVQAVFFSSTVLTTIGYGNVVPETFWGRLFCIAYALVGIPLTLTVIADLGRVFATVVSVLAKQMPAMPRCCSRVSEVNPTGQRSLYAVWGVGFLFVYLSAGAGLFKMWEEDWTFFDGFYFCFITMTTIGFGDIVPRPKKEKPNYMLLCTLYILIGLALTSTIIELVRRQYARSWQQLRALSGPLADTLRRLGDAGRGVDVSALHDLRKVLTVVTMPRMNKDGMTDKRQLEWEAAVEAAIRNITAPAEKPPIVQIVIYESSV, from the exons ATGTGCCAGGGAATGAAGGTGCAATGGGAGGCCGAGGCGCTGATGGGGTCGCCGCCGCCGGAGCCCGGCTGGCGGCGGTTctgcccgcgcgccgccctgTCTCATGTCGGGCTGCTGGTGGCCCTGATGCTGTATACTGCTGGTGGGGGACTG GTGTTCAGAGCCCTGGAGTATCCGGCGGAAGTGGCGAAGCAGGAGTACTACCGGCAACGCCTGATGGAGGAGCGGGAGAGCCTACTGGCGTTCGTGGCGCAGAGCGGCGCCGGGAACGCCAGCGACAGCTATAGCGTCAAGGACGTGCTTAGCGATCATCTTGCTGCTTATGAACGG GTATTAGAGGAGGCATCATCCAGCGGGCTGGCGTTGGAGGTGGGCCGGGACTTCCCCCCCGTGGAGGAGAAGTGGAGCACAGTGCAGGCCGTGTTCTTCTCCTCCACCGTCCTCACCACTATAG GATACGGCAACGTGGTACCAGAAACGTTTTGGGGGAGGCTATTCTGCATTGCGTACGCGCTAGTCGGCATCCCgctgactctgactgtgataGCGGACTTGGGTCGCGTCTTCGCTACAGTGGTGTCGGTGCTTGCCAAACAAATGCCTGCTATGCCCC GCTGCTGCAGCCGAGTATCAGAGGTGAACCCGACGGGCCAGCGCTCGCTTTACGCCGTGTGGGGGGTGGGGTTCCTATTCGTGTACCTGTCCGCTGGCGCTGGACTCTTCAAGATGTGGGAGGAGGACTGGACCTTCTTTGACGGCTTCTACTTCTGTTTCATCACGATGACTACAATAGGGTTCGGGGATATTGTTCCAA GGCCCAAGAAAG AGAAACCCAACTACATGCTGCTCTGCACGCTCTACATCCTGATCGGGCTGGCGCTCACCTCCACCATCATCGAGCTGGTGCGGCGGCAGTACGCGCGCTCGTGGCAGCAGCTGCGCGCCCTGTCGGGGCCGCTGGCTGACACCCTGCGCCGGCTGGGCGACGCCGGCCGCGGGGTCGACGTGTCAGCCCTGCACGATCTGAGGAAGGTGCTTACTGTG GTGACGATGCCGCGGATGAACAAGGACGGCATGACCGACAAGCGGCAGCTGGAGTGGGAGGCGGCGGTGGAGGCGGCCATCAGGAACATCACCGCTCCGGCCGAGAAGCCGCCCATCGTCCAGATCGTCATCTACGAGTCTTCCGTGTAG
- the LOC105391056 gene encoding TWiK family of potassium channels protein 7 isoform X2 — protein sequence MCQGMKVQWEAEALMGSPPPEPGWRRFCPRAALSHVGLLVALMLYTAGGGLVFRALEYPAEVAKQEYYRQRLMEERESLLAFVAQSGAGNASDSYSVKDVLSDHLAAYERVLEEASSSGLALEVGRDFPPVEEKWSTVQAVFFSSTVLTTIGYGNVVPETFWGRLFCIAYALVGIPLTLTVIADLGRVFATVVSVLAKQMPAMPRCCSRVSEVNPTGQRSLYAVWGVGFLFVYLSAGAGLFKMWEEDWTFFDGFYFCFITMTTIGFGDIVPKKPNYMLLCTLYILIGLALTSTIIELVRRQYARSWQQLRALSGPLADTLRRLGDAGRGVDVSALHDLRKVLTVVTMPRMNKDGMTDKRQLEWEAAVEAAIRNITAPAEKPPIVQIVIYESSV from the exons ATGTGCCAGGGAATGAAGGTGCAATGGGAGGCCGAGGCGCTGATGGGGTCGCCGCCGCCGGAGCCCGGCTGGCGGCGGTTctgcccgcgcgccgccctgTCTCATGTCGGGCTGCTGGTGGCCCTGATGCTGTATACTGCTGGTGGGGGACTG GTGTTCAGAGCCCTGGAGTATCCGGCGGAAGTGGCGAAGCAGGAGTACTACCGGCAACGCCTGATGGAGGAGCGGGAGAGCCTACTGGCGTTCGTGGCGCAGAGCGGCGCCGGGAACGCCAGCGACAGCTATAGCGTCAAGGACGTGCTTAGCGATCATCTTGCTGCTTATGAACGG GTATTAGAGGAGGCATCATCCAGCGGGCTGGCGTTGGAGGTGGGCCGGGACTTCCCCCCCGTGGAGGAGAAGTGGAGCACAGTGCAGGCCGTGTTCTTCTCCTCCACCGTCCTCACCACTATAG GATACGGCAACGTGGTACCAGAAACGTTTTGGGGGAGGCTATTCTGCATTGCGTACGCGCTAGTCGGCATCCCgctgactctgactgtgataGCGGACTTGGGTCGCGTCTTCGCTACAGTGGTGTCGGTGCTTGCCAAACAAATGCCTGCTATGCCCC GCTGCTGCAGCCGAGTATCAGAGGTGAACCCGACGGGCCAGCGCTCGCTTTACGCCGTGTGGGGGGTGGGGTTCCTATTCGTGTACCTGTCCGCTGGCGCTGGACTCTTCAAGATGTGGGAGGAGGACTGGACCTTCTTTGACGGCTTCTACTTCTGTTTCATCACGATGACTACAATAGGGTTCGGGGATATTGTTCCAA AGAAACCCAACTACATGCTGCTCTGCACGCTCTACATCCTGATCGGGCTGGCGCTCACCTCCACCATCATCGAGCTGGTGCGGCGGCAGTACGCGCGCTCGTGGCAGCAGCTGCGCGCCCTGTCGGGGCCGCTGGCTGACACCCTGCGCCGGCTGGGCGACGCCGGCCGCGGGGTCGACGTGTCAGCCCTGCACGATCTGAGGAAGGTGCTTACTGTG GTGACGATGCCGCGGATGAACAAGGACGGCATGACCGACAAGCGGCAGCTGGAGTGGGAGGCGGCGGTGGAGGCGGCCATCAGGAACATCACCGCTCCGGCCGAGAAGCCGCCCATCGTCCAGATCGTCATCTACGAGTCTTCCGTGTAG
- the LOC119692231 gene encoding cAMP-dependent protein kinase catalytic subunit alpha: protein MTKEKPPSYTYDLHLNHKRYLDMLRIEFEKKIIENKKSFRNPEEFDVIKNIGSGAYGTVYLVRDKSSLQYCAMKAIEKAVIVQKKLVKQLYREKQVLESINFPFLLNMGFSCKDNLYIYFITSFESGGELFRLIRKSKGLSEEISQFFAAQVTLALEYLHNCYIVHRDVKPENIFINESGYIKLGDFGFAKVVKNRTWSTCGTPEYLAPEIITSKGYSFSVDWWSFGVLVFEMVCGYPPFYHSDRSKLYELITIGNFKVPNEMSSRCKALLKRILQVDPNKRLGSMKTGAYDIKSHPWFENTYWDRILQQKLDPPYKPPRGAMDDTSNFADIMETKIMKSKINTYEKEFADF, encoded by the coding sequence ATGACAAAGGAGAAACCACCTTCCTACACGTATGATTTGCATCTGAATCATAAGCGGTATTTGGATATGTTAAGGATTGAgtttgaaaagaaaataattgagaataaaaaatcttttagAAATCCAGAAGAATTTGATGTTATAAAGAACATCGGTTCAGGAGCCTATGGCACAGTATACTTGGTCCGTGATAAAAGCTCCCTTCAATACTGCGCCATGAAGGCCATTGAAAAAGCAGTAATCGTCCAAAAGAAACTTGTGAAACAGTTGTACAGAGAAAAACAAGTGTTGGAAAGCATTAATTTcccttttttattaaatatgggtTTCTCATGCAAGGATAacttgtacatttattttatcacatcTTTTGAATCTGGAGGCGAATTGTTTCGGCTCATCCGCAAATCAAAGGGgttatctgaagaaatatCTCAGTTTTTTGCTGCTCAAGTAACATTGGCTTTAGAGTATTTGCACAATTGTTATATAGTACACAGAGATGTGAAACCCGAAAATATATTCATAAATGAGTCAGGGTATATTAAGCTTGGTGACTTTGGTTTCGCTAAAGTGGTAAAAAATAGAACGTGGTCTACTTGCGGCACCCCAGAGTATCTCGCACCAGAAATAATCACTAGCAAAGGGTACTCATTTTCAGTTGACTGGTGGTCGTTTGGAGTTTTAGTTTTCGAAATGGTTTGTGGCTACCCACCTTTCTACCACTCCGATCGTTCTAAGCTGTATGAATTGATAACGATCGGTAATTTTAAAGTTCCTAACGAGATGTCGTCGAGGTGTAAGGCGTTGCTTAAGAGGATACTACAGGTGGATCCAAACAAGAGACTGGGGTCGATGAAAACTGGAGCTTATGATATAAAAAGTCACCCTTGGTTCGAAAACACATACTGGGATAGAATATTGCAGCAGAAACTGGATCCACCCTACAAGCCCCCCCGAGGGGCGATGGACGACACCAGCAACTTTGCCGACATTATGGAAACGAAAATAATGAAGTCAAAAATCAACACTTACGAAAAAGAGTTTGCTGATTTCTAA
- the LOC105391055 gene encoding cAMP-dependent protein kinase catalytic subunit 1: MEIPRRYTKADQLEHLNYLNKVKLEFYKKFNAVSNTKKGSKDFDQITVIGTGAYAVVYLVRDTATLSYYAMKVVEKKMVVDKNHVKNLILEKKITEAINFPFLLSLHCAFKDNVYLYFVLPYISGGEMFHYLQKFGKFSEELSKFYASQIVLALEYLHHCQVIHRDIKPENILIDSTGYLKLCDFGFCKVVTKKTWSLCGTPEYIAPEIINSMGYSFSVDWWAVGILIYEMVVGNPPFFSTDPKTLYDKVLSCHYKFPDNVRAECRSIVKAFLQLEPSKRLGMTKDGAFQVKSHEWFNDLDWVSVFNMRMEPPFKPQCGQMGDTGNFPDLNSVILRKSSKCLYKEEFEEF; the protein is encoded by the coding sequence ATGGAAATTCCAAGACGTTACACTAAAGCGGATCAATTGGAACATTTAAATTACCTGAATAAAGTAAAGTTAGAATTTTATAAGAAATTCAATGCCGTATCTAATACCAAAAAAGGATCGaaagattttgatcaaatcACAGTCATAGGGACTGGCGCATACGCTGTAGTGTACTTAGTAAGGGACACAGCGACATTATCATATTATGCCATGAAAGTAGTCGAGAAAAAAATGGTTGTGGACAAAAATCATgttaaaaacttaattctAGAAAAGAAAATCACTGAAGCTATAAATTTTCCGTTTCTTTTATCACTACACTGCGCTTTCAAAGATAACGTGTACCTTTACTTTGTGTTGCCGTACATTTCTGGCGGGGAAATGTTTCATTATTTGCAGAAATTTGGTAAATTCAGTGAAGAGCTGTCTAAATTTTATGCGAGTCAAATAGTTCTGGCGCTGGAGTACCTACACCACTGCCAAGTAATCCACAGAGACATCAAACCGGAAAACATTTTGATAGACAGCACAGGATACCTGAAATTGTGCGACTTCGGTTTTTGTAAAGTTGTGACGAAAAAGACATGGTCTTTATGTGGGACACCGGAATACATAGCCCCTGAGATCATCAACTCTATGGGCTACTCATTCTCCGTCGACTGGTGGGCAGTTGGGATTCTCATATATGAGATGGTAGTCGGAAACCCTCCCTTCTTTTCAACAGACCCAAAAACGTTGTACGACAAGGTGCTATCATGCCACTACAAGTTTCCAGACAACGTCAGAGCAGAGTGCCGGTCGATTGTGAAAGCATTCCTGCAGTTGGAACCTTCTAAGCGGTTAGGAATGACCAAGGATGGGGCGTTCCAGGTGAAGAGTCACGAGTGGTTCAACGACCTCGACTGGGTTTCCGTCTTCAACATGCGCATGGAACCTCCCTTCAAGCCTCAATGTGGTCAAATGGGGGACACTGGTAACTTTCCCGATTTAAATTCCGTGATCCTTAGGAAATCCTCTAAATGCTTGTATAAGGAAGAATTTGAAGAATTCTAG
- the LOC105391054 gene encoding cAMP-dependent protein kinase catalytic subunit alpha-like codes for MTDSGSSHKSSSLSKMANEDKNEYFFTASGYSPTKQEAYNLYLRKLHEHFVQIWNSNSAKVSSPEEFLKIKILGTGAFGIVYLVRKQDTGKYYAMKMLEKEKIFRLKQIEHSLYEKKILSGLNFPFVVYLKYFFKDNVYLYYVLPFIPGGEMFTHLRKMGKFEETTAQFYAAQVLLALEYLHACDLVYRDLKPENILIDPNGYIKLTDFGFCKILKGRTWTLCGTPEYLAPEIILSKGYGTSVDWWALGVLMYEMSAGFPPFYASDPMMIYEKIVHGKYKVPSHFSSELKHVLSHTLETDISKRYGNLKDGVLDFKNHKWFKSVDWEKLLINRVPAPIVPKVKSPCDTSNFDHYEDQKLKESDKCLFEDEFSDF; via the coding sequence ATGACCGATTCTGGAAGTTCACACAAAAGCAGCTCTTTATCCAAAATGGCAAACGAGGacaaaaatgaatattttttcactgcTAGTGGGTATTCCCCAACTAAGCAAGAGGCATACAATCTGTACCTCAGAAAGTTACACGAGCATTTCGTACAGATTTGGAACAGTAATTCAGCTAAAGTGTCCTCGCCTGAAGAGTTCCTGAAGATAAAAATACTAGGCACAGGTGCTTTTGGCATAGTGTACCTAGTCCGAAAACAGGACACTGGAAAATACTACGCAATGAAAATGCTCGAGAAGGAGAAAATCTTCAGACTGAAGCAAATTGAGCACAGCCTTTACGAGAAGAAGATCCTCAGTGGCCTCAACTTTCCGTTTGTGGTGTACCTGAAATATTTCTTTAAGGATAACGTGTATCTGTACTATGTGCTGCCATTTATCCCCGGGGGCGAGATGTTCACTCACCTTCGGAAGATGGGCAAGTTCGAGGAGACCACGGCGCAGTTCTACGCGGCGCAGGTGCTGCTCGCGCTCGAGTACCTGCACGCCTGCGACCTCGTCTACCGCGACCTGAAGCCCGAGAACATACTCATCGACCCCAACGGCTACATCAAACTAACAGACTTCGGCTTCTGCAAAATATTGAAAGGCAGAACGTGGACGCTGTGCGGCACTCCAGAGTATTTAGCGCCGGAAATCATTTTGAGCAAAGGTTACGGAACCTCCGTGGACTGGTGGGCCCTCGGCGTGCTCATGTACGAGATGAGCGCCGGCTTCCCACCCTTCTACGCGTCGGATCCGATGATGATCTACGAGAAAATAGTGCACGGGAAGTACAAGGTTCCGAGCCACTTCTCCAGCGAGTTAAAACACGTTTTGTCTCATACTCTGGAGACGGATATCAGCAAGCGCTACGGAAACTTGAAGGACGGTGTCCTAGACTTCAAGAATCACAAGTGGTTCAAGTCGGTGGACTGGGAGAAACTGCTCATCAACCGAGTGCCCGCCCCGATCGTACCGAAGGTGAAGTCTCCGTGTGACACCAGCAACTTCGACCATTATGAGGACCAGAAACTTAAGGAAAGTGATAAGTGCTTGTTTGAAGATGAATTCAGTGACTTTTGA
- the LOC119692232 gene encoding foot protein 1 variant 1 isoform X1, whose protein sequence is MKYFITFALIAAVASAAIIRPAQVQNFPEGSKDPLVQIIVNVIGASENVEVPAISAPAIAGPALPEAAPAVPTPIIDAPTPITVVEGAPTPITVVEAAPTPITVVEAAPSPITVVEAAPSPITVVEAAPSPITVVEAAPSPITVVEAAPSPITVVEAAPSPITVVEAAPSPITVVEAAPSPITVVEAAPSPITVVEAAPSPITVVEAAPSPITVVEAAPSPITVVEAAPSPITIVEAAPSPITVVEAAPSPITVVEAAPSPITVVEAAPSPITVVEAAPSPISVVEAAPSPITVVEAAPSPITVVEAAPSPITVVEAAPSPITVVEAAPSPITVVEAAPSPITVVEAAPSPISVVEAAPSPITVVEAAPSPITVVEAAPSPISVVEAAPSPITVVEAAPSPITVVEAAPSPISVVEAAPSPIAVIAPENLN, encoded by the exons ATGAAATACTTCATCACCTTCGCATTGATCGCTGCCGTGGCGTCGGCCGCCATCATCAGGCCCGCTCAGGTCCAGAACTTCCCCGAGGGAAGCAAGGACCCCCTTGTCCAGATCATCGTCAACGTCATCGGTGCTTCTGAAAATGTGGAGGTTCCCGCCATCTCTGCGCCCGCCATCGCCGGCCCTGCTCTGCCTGAGGCTGCCCCTGCCGTGCCTACTCCCATCATTGACGCGCCTACACCGATCACCGTAGTTGAGGGTGCCCCCACCCCCATCACCGTTGTTGAGGCCGCACCCACCCCCATCACCGTTGTTGAGGCCGCCCCCTCCCCCATCACCGTGGTTGAGGCCGCCCCCTCTCCCATCACCGTTGTTGAGGCCGCCCCCTCCCCCATCACCGTGGTTGAGGCCGCCCCCTCTCCCATCACCGTTGTAGAGGCCGCCCCCTCTCCCATCACCGTGGTTGAGGCCGCCCCCTCTCCCATCACCGTTGTAGAGGCCGCCCCCTCTCCCATCACCGTTGTTGAGGCCGCTCCCTCTCCCATCACTGTTGTTGAGGCCGCCCCCTCTCCCATCACTGTTGTTGAGGCCGCCCCCTCTCCCATCACCGTTGTTGAGGCCGCCCCCTCTCCCATCACTGTTGTTGAG GCCGCCCCCTCTCCCATCACTGTTGTTGAGGCCGCCCCCTCTCCCATCACCATCGTTGAGGCCGCTCCCTCTCCCATCACTGTTGTTGAGGCCGCCCCCTCTCCCATCACTGTTGTTGAGGCCGCCCCCTCTCCCATCACCGTTGTTGAAGCCGCCCCCTCTCCCATCACTGTTGTTGAGGCCGCTCCCTCCCCCATCTCCGTAGTTGAGGCCGCCCCCTCTCCCATCACTGTTGTTGAGGCCGCCCCCTCTCCCATCACTGTTGTTGAGGCCGCCCCCTCTCCCATCACCGTTGTTGAGGCCGCTCCCTCTCCCATCACTGTTGTTGAGGCCGCCCCCTCTCCCATCACTGTTGTTGAGGCCGCCCCCTCTCCCATCACTGTTGTTGAGGCTGCTCCCTCCCCTATCTCCGTAGTTGAGGCCGCCCCCTCTCCCATCACCGTTGTTGAGGCCGCCCCCTCTCCCATCACTGTTGTTGAGGCTGCTCCCTCCCCTATCTCCGTAGTTGAGGCCGCCCCCTCTCCCATCACCGTTGTTGAGGCCGCCCCCTCTCCCATCACTGTTGTTGAGGCCGCCCCCTCTCCCATCTCCGTGGTTGAGGCCGCCCCCTCTCCCATCGCTGTGATTGCCCCTGAGAACCTCAACTAA
- the LOC119692232 gene encoding foot protein 1 variant 1 isoform X2: protein MKYFITFALIAAVASAAIIRPAQVQNFPEGSKDPLVQIIVNVIGASENVEVPAISAPAIAGPALPEAAPAVPTPIIDAPTPITVVEGAPTPITVVEAAPTPITVVEAAPSPITVVEAAPSPITVVEAAPSPITVVEAAPSPITVVEAAPSPITVVEAAPSPITVVEAAPSPITVVEAAPSPITVVEAAPSPITVVEAAPSPITVVEAAPSPITVVEAAPSPITVVEAAPSPITVVEAAPSPITVVEAAPSPITVVEAAPSPISVVEAAPSPITVVEAAPSPITVVEAAPSPITVVEAAPSPITVVEAAPSPITVVEAAPSPITVVEAAPSPISVVEAAPSPITVVEAAPSPITVVEAAPSPISVVEAAPSPITVVEAAPSPITVVEAAPSPISVVEAAPSPIAVIAPENLN, encoded by the exons ATGAAATACTTCATCACCTTCGCATTGATCGCTGCCGTGGCGTCGGCCGCCATCATCAGGCCCGCTCAGGTCCAGAACTTCCCCGAGGGAAGCAAGGACCCCCTTGTCCAGATCATCGTCAACGTCATCGGTGCTTCTGAAAATGTGGAGGTTCCCGCCATCTCTGCGCCCGCCATCGCCGGCCCTGCTCTGCCTGAGGCTGCCCCTGCCGTGCCTACTCCCATCATTGACGCGCCTACACCGATCACCGTAGTTGAGGGTGCCCCCACCCCCATCACCGTTGTTGAGGCCGCACCCACCCCCATCACCGTTGTTGAGGCCGCCCCCTCCCCCATCACCGTGGTTGAGGCCGCCCCCTCTCCCATCACCGTTGTTGAGGCCGCCCCCTCCCCCATCACCGTGGTTGAGGCCGCCCCCTCTCCCATCACCGTTGTAGAGGCCGCCCCCTCTCCCATCACCGTGGTTGAGGCCGCCCCCTCTCCCATCACCGTTGTAGAGGCCGCCCCCTCTCCCATCACCGTTGTTGAGGCCGCTCCCTCTCCCATCACTGTTGTTGAGGCCGCCCCCTCTCCCATCACTGTTGTTGAGGCCGCCCCCTCTCCCATCACCGTTGTTGAGGCCGCCCCCTCTCCCATCACTGTTGTTGAG GCCGCTCCCTCTCCCATCACTGTTGTTGAGGCCGCCCCCTCTCCCATCACTGTTGTTGAGGCCGCCCCCTCTCCCATCACCGTTGTTGAAGCCGCCCCCTCTCCCATCACTGTTGTTGAGGCCGCTCCCTCCCCCATCTCCGTAGTTGAGGCCGCCCCCTCTCCCATCACTGTTGTTGAGGCCGCCCCCTCTCCCATCACTGTTGTTGAGGCCGCCCCCTCTCCCATCACCGTTGTTGAGGCCGCTCCCTCTCCCATCACTGTTGTTGAGGCCGCCCCCTCTCCCATCACTGTTGTTGAGGCCGCCCCCTCTCCCATCACTGTTGTTGAGGCTGCTCCCTCCCCTATCTCCGTAGTTGAGGCCGCCCCCTCTCCCATCACCGTTGTTGAGGCCGCCCCCTCTCCCATCACTGTTGTTGAGGCTGCTCCCTCCCCTATCTCCGTAGTTGAGGCCGCCCCCTCTCCCATCACCGTTGTTGAGGCCGCCCCCTCTCCCATCACTGTTGTTGAGGCCGCCCCCTCTCCCATCTCCGTGGTTGAGGCCGCCCCCTCTCCCATCGCTGTGATTGCCCCTGAGAACCTCAACTAA
- the LOC119692232 gene encoding foot protein 1 variant 1 isoform X3 — MKYFITFALIAAVASAAIIRPAQVQNFPEGSKDPLVQIIVNVIGASENVEVPAISAPAIAGPALPEAAPAVPTPIIDAPTPITVVEGAPTPITVVEAAPTPITVVEAAPSPITVVEAAPSPITVVEAAPSPITVVEAAPSPITVVEAAPSPITVVEAAPSPITVVEAAPSPITVVEAAPSPITVVEAAPSPITVVEAAPSPITVVEAAPSPITVVEAAPSPITVVEAAPSPITVVEAAPSPITVVEAAPSPISVVEAAPSPITVVEAAPSPITVVEAAPSPITVVEAAPSPITVVEAAPSPITVVEAAPSPITVVEAAPSPISVVEAAPSPITVVEAAPSPITVVEAAPSPISVVEAAPSPITVVEAAPSPITVVEAAPSPISVVEAAPSPIAVIAPENLN; from the exons ATGAAATACTTCATCACCTTCGCATTGATCGCTGCCGTGGCGTCGGCCGCCATCATCAGGCCCGCTCAGGTCCAGAACTTCCCCGAGGGAAGCAAGGACCCCCTTGTCCAGATCATCGTCAACGTCATCGGTGCTTCTGAAAATGTGGAGGTTCCCGCCATCTCTGCGCCCGCCATCGCCGGCCCTGCTCTGCCTGAGGCTGCCCCTGCCGTGCCTACTCCCATCATTGACGCGCCTACACCGATCACCGTAGTTGAGGGTGCCCCCACCCCCATCACCGTTGTTGAGGCCGCACCCACCCCCATCACCGTTGTTGAGGCCGCCCCCTCCCCCATCACCGTGGTTGAGGCCGCCCCCTCTCCCATCACCGTTGTTGAGGCCGCCCCCTCCCCCATCACCGTGGTTGAGGCCGCCCCCTCTCCCATCACCGTTGTAGAGGCCGCCCCCTCTCCCATCACCGTGGTTGAGGCCGCCCCCTCTCCCATCACCGTTGTAGAGGCCGCCCCCTCTCCCATCACCGTTGTTGAGGCCGCTCCCTCTCCCATCACTGTTGTTGAGGCCGCCCCCTCTCCCATCACTGTTGTTGAGGCCGCCCCCTCTCCCATCACCGTTGTTGAGGCCGCCCCCTCTCCCATCACTGTTGTTGAG GCCGCCCCCTCTCCCATCACTGTTGTTGAGGCCGCCCCCTCTCCCATCACCGTTGTTGAAGCCGCCCCCTCTCCCATCACTGTTGTTGAGGCCGCTCCCTCCCCCATCTCCGTAGTTGAGGCCGCCCCCTCTCCCATCACTGTTGTTGAGGCCGCCCCCTCTCCCATCACTGTTGTTGAGGCCGCCCCCTCTCCCATCACCGTTGTTGAGGCCGCTCCCTCTCCCATCACTGTTGTTGAGGCCGCCCCCTCTCCCATCACTGTTGTTGAGGCCGCCCCCTCTCCCATCACTGTTGTTGAGGCTGCTCCCTCCCCTATCTCCGTAGTTGAGGCCGCCCCCTCTCCCATCACCGTTGTTGAGGCCGCCCCCTCTCCCATCACTGTTGTTGAGGCTGCTCCCTCCCCTATCTCCGTAGTTGAGGCCGCCCCCTCTCCCATCACCGTTGTTGAGGCCGCCCCCTCTCCCATCACTGTTGTTGAGGCCGCCCCCTCTCCCATCTCCGTGGTTGAGGCCGCCCCCTCTCCCATCGCTGTGATTGCCCCTGAGAACCTCAACTAA